One Deltaproteobacteria bacterium genomic region harbors:
- a CDS encoding DegT/DnrJ/EryC1/StrS family aminotransferase: MNVPFLDLAAQDREVGREVQAAVAEVLASHAFVLGPHVERFEAAMAAYCGVPHAIGVASGTDALFLALGALGVGPGVSVLTTPFSFWATASTVVRLGARPLFADIDPATFNLDPAAAEATLAATRERVVGLLPVHLFGRLAPMRALGALAERHGLWVVEDAAQAVGARADGVRGGAFGRAGCLSFYPTKNLGGLGDGGMVLTGDTALAARVRQERHQGHSATPYVHASLGLCSRLDAVQAAALGVKLPRLDGWNARRRAIAERYGRLFAEAGLTGRPDAPLVLPAPAGEAHVFHQYVVRARDRDALQARLATVGIGAQVYYPLPLHLQPPLAALGFRRGAFPEAERAAAEVLALPIYPALDDRAVDTVVEAVAAFYG; this comes from the coding sequence ATGAACGTCCCGTTTCTCGATCTCGCGGCGCAGGACCGGGAGGTCGGCCGCGAAGTCCAGGCGGCGGTGGCCGAGGTGCTCGCCAGCCACGCCTTCGTGCTGGGACCGCACGTCGAGCGCTTCGAGGCCGCGATGGCGGCGTACTGCGGCGTGCCGCACGCGATCGGCGTCGCGTCGGGCACCGACGCCCTGTTCCTCGCGCTCGGCGCCCTGGGCGTCGGACCGGGCGTGAGCGTGCTCACGACGCCGTTCAGCTTCTGGGCCACGGCGAGCACGGTCGTCCGCCTGGGGGCCAGGCCGCTCTTCGCGGACATCGACCCGGCGACCTTCAACCTCGACCCGGCGGCGGCCGAGGCAACGCTCGCGGCGACGCGCGAGCGCGTCGTCGGGCTCTTGCCGGTCCATCTCTTCGGGCGGCTCGCCCCGATGCGCGCGCTCGGCGCGCTCGCCGAGCGCCACGGGCTGTGGGTGGTCGAGGACGCGGCGCAGGCGGTCGGGGCGCGGGCCGACGGCGTCAGGGGAGGGGCGTTCGGTCGCGCGGGCTGTCTCTCGTTCTACCCGACCAAGAACCTGGGCGGTCTGGGCGACGGCGGCATGGTGCTGACCGGCGACACCGCGCTGGCGGCGCGCGTGCGTCAGGAGCGACACCAGGGTCACTCGGCGACGCCGTACGTGCACGCGTCGCTCGGCCTCTGCTCCCGGCTGGACGCGGTGCAGGCGGCGGCCCTCGGCGTCAAGTTGCCCCGCCTGGACGGGTGGAACGCCCGGCGGCGAGCCATCGCCGAGCGTTACGGCAGGCTCTTCGCGGAGGCGGGGCTCACCGGCCGCCCCGACGCGCCACTCGTCCTTCCCGCGCCGGCGGGGGAGGCGCATGTCTTCCACCAGTACGTCGTGCGGGCGCGCGACCGCGATGCGCTCCAGGCGCGGCTCGCGACGGTCGGGATCGGGGCGCAGGTCTACTACCCGCTGCCGCTCCACCTGCAGCCGCCGCTCGCCGCGCTCGGGTTCCGGCGCGGCGCCTTTCCCGAGGCCGAGCGCGCGGCCGCCGAGGTGCTCGCGCTGCCCATCTACCCGGCGCTCGACGACCGGGCGGTCGACACGGTCGTCGAGGCGGTGGCCGCGTTCTACGGCTGA
- the amrB gene encoding AmmeMemoRadiSam system protein B, producing the protein MSDPAGPLPRVKEPHLAGRWYPAAADVLAASVREMLASGARRPRTDAILVPHAAYEYSGPTAARGFAAAGTGWRRALVLAPSHFAAFRGAAVLPMTAYRTPLGLLSIDQEALGALTRCPLIRANPAVFVREHAVEIQLPWLQVIDPGTAIVPVLVGRLDAGDGETLAGALRPWIAPGTLVVVSSDLVHYGRRFDYLPVPPTDRATVAGAVARLDGGALEHVTACDIEGFGRYVESTGATICGRYPIEVLLRALPAGSRGEVLAHTTSLDASDEHDHVVGYAAVAFTAGS; encoded by the coding sequence ATGAGCGACCCGGCGGGACCCCTGCCGCGCGTCAAGGAGCCGCATCTCGCCGGCCGCTGGTACCCCGCGGCTGCGGACGTGCTGGCGGCGTCGGTGCGTGAGATGCTGGCGAGCGGCGCCCGTCGTCCCCGCACCGACGCCATCCTCGTCCCGCACGCCGCCTACGAGTACTCCGGCCCGACCGCGGCGCGCGGCTTTGCCGCCGCGGGAACGGGCTGGCGGCGGGCGCTCGTCCTCGCGCCGAGCCACTTCGCCGCGTTTCGCGGCGCCGCAGTCCTGCCCATGACCGCCTACCGGACGCCGCTCGGCCTCCTCTCGATCGATCAGGAGGCGCTCGGCGCGCTCACGCGCTGCCCGCTGATCCGTGCCAACCCCGCGGTCTTCGTCCGCGAGCATGCCGTCGAGATCCAGCTCCCCTGGCTGCAGGTGATAGATCCCGGGACGGCGATCGTGCCCGTGCTGGTCGGACGGCTCGACGCCGGTGACGGCGAGACGCTCGCCGGGGCGCTGCGGCCATGGATCGCGCCCGGGACGCTCGTCGTCGTGAGCTCGGACCTCGTGCACTACGGCCGGCGGTTCGACTACCTTCCCGTGCCGCCGACCGACCGGGCGACGGTCGCCGGCGCCGTCGCCCGGCTCGACGGCGGCGCGCTCGAGCACGTCACCGCCTGCGACATCGAGGGGTTCGGGCGCTACGTCGAGTCGACGGGGGCGACCATCTGCGGGCGCTACCCGATCGAGGTGCTGCTGCGCGCCCTGCCGGCGGGCAGCCGTGGCGAGGTGCTGGCGCACACGACGTCGCTCGACGCGAGCGACGAGCACGACCACGTGGTCGGCTACGCGGCGGTCGCGTTCACGGCGGGCTCATGA
- a CDS encoding DUF11 domain-containing protein: protein MSSRWLAGAVALALSGCVVIDASDSGGRPDPVRVGQPLTYTIAVEAISADTGVVLTDMPPAEAAPVSASASQGTCSGAAPVVCNLGALATGSRATVTIVVVPTVPGKITNTASVTSDAGCGGEEDDRPCMASFVTEVDDCTRDAECADGDVCTADTCDAATHLCAHARVITAMSDPRLRIGGLDSPPGDDRLAFRGALALPAPITPPLDPVATGVRFLVRTRAGGVVVDADIAPGRFDPRARVGWKVDRRVRPTRWTHVDRSASPAGGIVRLQIRDRSSRTPGLVGLVLRARKGSYPVSSTDPSLDAEVVLNPTQGQCGRAVFLAPSCRFSSRASVLECR, encoded by the coding sequence ATGAGCAGTCGATGGCTGGCGGGCGCGGTTGCTCTCGCCCTCTCGGGCTGCGTCGTGATCGACGCATCCGACAGCGGCGGCCGTCCCGATCCCGTCAGAGTGGGCCAGCCGCTGACCTACACGATCGCGGTGGAGGCCATCAGCGCCGATACCGGGGTCGTCCTCACCGACATGCCGCCCGCCGAGGCGGCGCCGGTGTCCGCGAGCGCGAGCCAGGGGACGTGCAGCGGCGCGGCCCCCGTCGTCTGCAACCTCGGCGCGCTCGCTACGGGCAGCCGTGCAACGGTGACCATCGTCGTCGTGCCGACGGTCCCCGGCAAGATCACCAACACCGCCAGCGTGACGAGCGATGCGGGCTGCGGCGGGGAAGAGGACGACCGGCCTTGCATGGCGTCCTTCGTGACCGAGGTCGACGACTGCACGCGCGACGCGGAATGTGCGGACGGCGACGTCTGCACCGCCGACACCTGCGATGCCGCGACGCACCTCTGCGCGCACGCGCGCGTCATCACCGCGATGTCGGACCCCAGGCTGCGCATCGGCGGGCTCGACAGCCCGCCGGGCGACGACCGGCTGGCCTTTCGCGGTGCGCTCGCTCTGCCGGCGCCGATCACGCCGCCTCTGGACCCGGTCGCCACCGGCGTCCGGTTTCTCGTCCGGACGCGTGCCGGCGGGGTGGTCGTGGATGCGGACATCGCGCCCGGGCGGTTCGATCCGCGCGCGCGGGTGGGATGGAAGGTCGATCGCCGGGTGCGGCCGACCCGGTGGACGCACGTCGATCGCAGCGCGTCGCCGGCCGGCGGCATCGTCAGGCTGCAGATCCGGGACAGATCCTCGCGGACACCCGGGCTCGTCGGGCTCGTCCTGAGAGCGAGGAAGGGCTCCTACCCGGTGAGCAGCACCGACCCGTCGCTCGACGCCGAGGTCGTGCTCAACCCGACGCAGGGCCAGTGCGGCAGGGCCGTGTTCCTCGCGCCGAGCTGCCGCTTCAGCTCGAGGGCCAGCGTCCTCGAGTGCCGGTGA